One Cellulomonas taurus genomic region harbors:
- a CDS encoding pyridoxine/pyridoxamine 5'-phosphate oxidase gives MSSLAARLRTLPALTGDLPDVDPFSLSPDPATAFVDWLQTAIDVGAPEPHAVGVATVDATGQPRSRVVLLTDVVDGCWRFATDGRSEKARDLLHDPRCALTVYWQPLGRQVRIVGRAAQVSEAERRADFLSRSPSARATLLAGVPGQPLSSVDEMHHQVRRARDRVDREPGLVADDWQVWSVRAEEVEFWQGVSDRAHMRLHYRWDGVRWDRRLVSP, from the coding sequence GTGTCCTCCCTCGCTGCGCGGTTGCGCACTCTCCCGGCCCTGACCGGCGACCTCCCCGACGTCGATCCGTTCAGCCTGTCACCGGACCCGGCCACGGCGTTCGTCGACTGGTTGCAGACAGCGATCGACGTCGGGGCGCCGGAGCCGCACGCCGTGGGGGTGGCGACGGTGGACGCCACCGGGCAGCCGCGTTCGCGGGTGGTGCTGCTCACCGACGTGGTCGACGGCTGTTGGCGCTTCGCCACCGACGGACGGTCCGAGAAGGCACGGGATCTGCTGCACGACCCGCGGTGCGCGCTGACGGTGTACTGGCAGCCGCTGGGCCGTCAGGTGCGGATCGTCGGGCGTGCCGCGCAGGTGTCGGAGGCCGAGCGGCGCGCCGACTTCCTGTCCCGGTCGCCCAGCGCCCGCGCCACGCTGCTCGCCGGGGTGCCCGGTCAACCGCTGTCGTCGGTGGACGAGATGCACCACCAGGTGCGCCGCGCCCGCGACCGGGTGGACCGGGAGCCGGGGTTGGTCGCCGACGACTGGCAGGTGTGGTCGGTCCGGGCGGAGGAGGTCGAGTTCTGGCAGGGGGTGTCGGACCGGGCGCACATGCGGCTGCACTACCGCTGGGACGGGGTCAGGTGGGATCGCCGACTGGTGTCGCCCTGA
- a CDS encoding PTS sugar transporter subunit IIA has product MAALAVVAPVAGTVVALADVDDPVFAQEIVGPGLAIEPDPGTGGRVIAPVAGTVVKMHPHAFVLATDDGKGVLVHLGINTVQMGGEGFTLHATEQDRVEPGQLLVEWDPAAVTASGRPAVCPVIALDADPSTVERLAVPGSTIAPGDPLLTIG; this is encoded by the coding sequence ATGGCCGCGCTCGCCGTGGTGGCCCCGGTGGCGGGCACCGTGGTGGCGCTCGCGGACGTCGACGACCCGGTGTTCGCGCAGGAGATCGTCGGCCCCGGGCTGGCCATCGAGCCGGACCCGGGCACCGGGGGCCGGGTGATCGCCCCGGTCGCCGGGACCGTGGTCAAGATGCACCCGCACGCCTTCGTGCTGGCCACCGACGATGGCAAGGGCGTCCTGGTCCACCTCGGGATCAACACGGTGCAGATGGGCGGCGAGGGCTTCACGCTGCACGCCACCGAGCAGGACCGGGTCGAGCCCGGGCAGCTCCTGGTGGAGTGGGACCCGGCGGCGGTGACCGCCTCCGGTCGACCCGCCGTCTGCCCGGTGATCGCCCTGGACGCCGACCCGTCGACCGTCGAACGGCTGGCCGTCCCGGGCAGCACGATCGCACCAGGGGACCCTTTGCTCACGATCGGGTGA
- a CDS encoding GntR family transcriptional regulator, whose amino-acid sequence MTQPSGYKHQTVRAFLADLAAELGVGDPIPSERALCERFGVSRMTVRQAVDALVADGTLRREQGRGTFVAPRRIDFEMRLTTFGEEMRSRGMEPDTRVLFAGQVPATATIAESLQIDAGDPLHHLERVRSADGLPMSVERLWIPVALVPELLDDGAPPSVYAALRELGCAPSWGEDTLTAGEATEHETRLLGLAVGSRVVMRAERRTYADAGPCMYSTASYRGDRYSVLVPLRAPGEVLVPRARTDEQVSA is encoded by the coding sequence ATGACGCAGCCGTCCGGGTACAAGCACCAGACCGTGCGTGCATTTCTCGCCGATCTGGCAGCTGAGCTGGGCGTCGGCGACCCGATCCCGTCTGAGCGCGCGCTGTGCGAGCGGTTCGGCGTGTCGCGGATGACGGTGCGGCAGGCGGTGGACGCGTTGGTGGCCGACGGGACGCTGCGCCGGGAGCAGGGCCGCGGCACCTTCGTCGCCCCGCGCCGGATCGACTTCGAGATGCGCCTGACCACCTTCGGCGAGGAGATGCGCTCGCGCGGGATGGAGCCGGACACCCGTGTCCTGTTCGCCGGGCAGGTCCCGGCCACCGCGACCATCGCCGAGTCGTTGCAGATCGACGCCGGCGACCCGCTGCACCACCTGGAGCGGGTGCGCAGCGCCGACGGCCTGCCGATGAGCGTCGAACGACTCTGGATCCCGGTGGCGCTGGTGCCCGAACTCCTGGACGACGGCGCGCCACCGAGTGTGTACGCCGCGCTGCGGGAGCTGGGCTGCGCGCCGTCCTGGGGCGAGGACACCCTGACCGCCGGGGAGGCCACCGAGCACGAGACCCGGTTGCTCGGCCTGGCGGTCGGCAGCCGGGTGGTCATGCGCGCCGAGCGTCGCACCTACGCCGACGCCGGTCCGTGCATGTACTCCACCGCCTCCTACCGCGGCGACCGGTACAGCGTGCTGGTCCCGCTGCGGGCACCCGGCGAGGTGCTCGTGCCACGCGCCCGCACCGACGAGCAGGTCAGCGCATGA
- a CDS encoding glucose PTS transporter subunit EIIB, whose product MSKAAQILAALGGDDNIVDLEPCITRLRVEVNDPDQVNEAALKAAGAIAVVFGGDGVQVIVGPEADTLASDIEDLR is encoded by the coding sequence ATGAGCAAGGCAGCCCAGATCCTCGCGGCCCTCGGCGGCGACGACAACATCGTCGACCTGGAACCCTGCATCACCCGGCTGCGGGTGGAGGTCAATGACCCGGACCAGGTGAACGAGGCAGCGCTCAAGGCGGCCGGCGCCATCGCGGTGGTCTTCGGTGGCGACGGGGTGCAGGTGATCGTCGGCCCCGAGGCCGACACCCTGGCCTCCGACATCGAGGACCTGCGCTGA
- a CDS encoding PTS transporter subunit EIIB: MTARRLRLAPDPREHSQAADILAGLGGVANIVEIEPCTTRLRCLVTDPSLVDVPGLRAAGTFGVMTQGRVVQVVVGPQVDTLASDLDDLL, encoded by the coding sequence ATGACCGCCCGTCGGCTCCGCCTCGCCCCCGACCCGCGTGAGCACAGCCAGGCCGCCGACATCCTGGCCGGACTGGGCGGGGTGGCGAACATCGTCGAGATCGAGCCGTGCACCACCCGGCTGCGCTGCCTAGTCACCGACCCGAGCCTGGTCGACGTGCCGGGCCTGCGGGCGGCCGGGACCTTCGGCGTGATGACCCAGGGTCGGGTGGTCCAGGTCGTGGTCGGCCCGCAGGTCGACACCCTGGCCTCCGACCTCGACGACCTGCTCTAG
- a CDS encoding PTS transporter subunit EIIC, which produces MTTTTADSPAAPEAKRKRSIPGFAQLQRIGRSLMLPIASLPAAALLLRLGQPDMLGADGVAGTWSWVQPVADVFAAAGNALIGNLPILFALGVAIGYARKADGSTGLAALVGYLVFTGVTDALSPTILGTPAEGETQELINYGVLGGIVIGLTAALLFQKYSRIKLPAYLAFFGGRRFVPIVTAGAAVIIGVVFSLIYPWFNSAFNSVGEWVTGSAVLGGFIFGTLNRLLLPFGLHHLLNSLPWFQFGEYTNAAGVVAHGDIPRFLAGDPTAGTFTTGFFPIMMFALPAAALAIVHTAKKKNRKVIAGVMGSAALVAFVTGVTEPLEFSFVYVAYPLYAIHAVLTGTSLALVNALGIRDGFGFSAGAIDYVLNFRIAEQPLWLILIGLGYALVYYFLFRWAIVKFNMKTPGREDDPATEAADEQRVETAAARAGDTGVDASAAVGPAADQAAPGRS; this is translated from the coding sequence ATGACCACCACCACCGCCGATTCTCCGGCCGCACCGGAAGCGAAGCGCAAGCGCAGCATCCCCGGCTTCGCCCAGCTGCAACGCATCGGCCGCTCGCTGATGCTGCCGATCGCCTCCCTGCCCGCCGCTGCCCTCCTGCTCCGCCTCGGCCAGCCGGACATGCTCGGCGCCGACGGGGTCGCCGGGACCTGGTCCTGGGTCCAGCCGGTCGCCGACGTCTTCGCCGCCGCCGGCAACGCCCTGATCGGGAACCTGCCGATCCTGTTCGCCCTGGGTGTGGCGATCGGTTACGCCCGCAAGGCCGACGGTTCCACCGGCCTCGCTGCCCTGGTCGGTTACCTGGTGTTCACCGGCGTCACCGACGCGCTCTCCCCCACGATCCTCGGCACCCCAGCGGAGGGCGAGACCCAGGAGCTGATCAACTACGGCGTCCTGGGCGGCATCGTGATCGGCCTGACCGCCGCGCTGCTGTTCCAGAAGTACTCCCGGATCAAGCTCCCCGCGTATCTGGCGTTCTTCGGCGGACGGCGGTTCGTGCCGATCGTCACCGCCGGCGCCGCGGTCATCATCGGTGTGGTCTTCTCGCTGATCTACCCCTGGTTCAACAGCGCGTTCAACTCGGTCGGCGAATGGGTGACCGGATCGGCGGTGCTGGGTGGGTTCATCTTCGGCACCCTGAACCGGCTGCTGCTGCCCTTCGGCCTGCACCACCTGCTGAACTCGCTGCCCTGGTTCCAGTTCGGTGAGTACACCAACGCGGCCGGCGTGGTCGCCCACGGCGACATCCCGCGCTTCCTGGCGGGCGACCCGACCGCCGGTACCTTCACCACCGGCTTCTTCCCGATCATGATGTTCGCCCTGCCCGCCGCGGCTCTGGCCATCGTGCACACCGCGAAGAAGAAGAACCGCAAGGTGATCGCCGGTGTGATGGGCTCGGCCGCGCTGGTCGCCTTCGTCACCGGTGTCACCGAGCCGCTGGAGTTCAGCTTCGTCTACGTGGCCTACCCGCTGTACGCGATCCACGCCGTGCTGACCGGCACCTCGCTGGCCCTGGTGAACGCCCTCGGGATCCGGGACGGCTTCGGGTTCTCCGCCGGGGCGATCGACTACGTGCTGAACTTCCGGATCGCCGAGCAGCCGCTGTGGCTGATCCTGATCGGCCTCGGCTACGCGCTCGTCTACTACTTCCTGTTCCGGTGGGCGATCGTGAAGTTCAACATGAAGACCCCCGGCCGCGAGGACGACCCGGCGACCGAGGCCGCGGACGAGCAGCGGGTGGAGACCGCCGCCGCCCGTGCCGGTGACACCGGTGTCGACGCCAGTGCGGCGGTCGGTCCGGCGGCCGATCAGGCGGCGCCCGGCCGCAGTTGA